The DNA region CTGGTTGTGATGGAACTATCAAGACATTCCACAACTTTGGATTGCCCGTTAGGCTTTAATTAAGAGAATGCCATGTTTATGTTGGTATTGAATAACCATGTAAATGCCATGGTTATGTTGGTGTTGAATAACCATGTAACTACTATTTTGGGATCGTTTATTCAGCCACGATGCCTTCCATGTATGAGAACTTTAGCCACTTATCCATTAAGGCTTTGCTTGCTAAAGGTGGAAAATTTACAACGGTGTTTTATGGCCTTAGAATCCAATATAAGTGGCTCAAAATGTGGGAAGACGGAATTTGAAGCTCATGGTATCTTGGCCATTGCCTCTGCTTATATGATGATAATTGCTAAATCCATGTTGAATCTCAAGGCTCTTGACATGTTCTAGAAATTTGAACACTTAACACTTGTGATATGTCTCTAGTTTAATGTGGCGAAGTCAGGCCACAGACCTCGCGAGAATCCTAATCTCTTTTTTCCCATTCTCACATTGTGATTAGATGATTTATACAGCaggtacaaattttaaaatgaaattgaaatttattcaaTTTACTTTATAGAGCTTATCTTTACCTTATTATTGACTTGCTAAGGCCGCGGGCTAAATGTCTATCAATTATCATGGAAGAAATAGTCACTTGAAATATgtctcattaaaacaaaattgcctataataataataataataaatgattacATTCTTTATACTCTTTCAATgactaaaattttcaaattatctttttatattctttcaaaaaaatttaaatcattagcaatataaatatatattgaaaacttTGGAGGGGAGTCATAGTCTACCAATTAGTGGCAAGTTGCGAGTCAGATGGAGCCGACGAAAAGAAAATGAGCTGGTGAATGTTTTGAACGTAGTGAGATGAATTTTTATCATTGAGgagtaaaattttttttttgaaaggagagaagtaaatattttagtaaataaatatttttaatatgagaAGCAAATGCAGGACGCATGTTAATGATTGCACTATTAAAGTATGATAATAGAATCTAAgtgtaataattaattgtttataaaatattaattagaaagtAGGTTAGCGGTGAGTCTTAGCCAGTTAATATGCACCTCACTTGATCtgatttaacatttttatttttgtctacaTAAAAGCCAcgtttcttttttagttttggaTAATCCCGTTAGGATATTTGGATTTCTTTATTTGGTAGCCAATTTCCATTGAGACATTTCAATAATTCAAAACCTCGGTAGTTGAGGGTTTAGCGGTAGCATAGAGATAGCGCGAATTGAAACTCTAATGGCACTCTCAAcccctctcttctctttctcttcttcttttcttcattcatcttctcctctaTGTCTTCCAAAGCCCCTCTTCCCTTATTTCACAGTGAGCAATTCAACCTTCCAGACCACCAGTCTCGCCGTTCGCTCCGAAATGGGTTCTTCCCCTGAGCCCATCAATTTCAGGtttgtttctcttcttcttcttcttcttcttcttcttcttcttcttcttcttctaacaAGCTGTTTGTAGAAATGCTTCTGTGGAACTAAGacgataataataatcataactGTTTGTTATggctgaaataaataaaatttgttggcaGGAAGTCCGAGATTCCGTCCATGTCTCACTTGAGACTCTCAATGAACGAAAGTAGCAAGCCTTCATTTAAATGGCGAAGGGTTTTGCTCAAAGTTAGCGGAGAAGCACTTGCTGGAGACCACTCTCAGAACATTGACCCTAAGGTTACATACCCTGCTTTGCTTTCCCACTCTATTTCTCTAttcaattattctttttttaataacttctcACTTGCAGGAGCTGCACATTTTTCTACTATTTTATTGTGCGTTACTGCcttcattatttaaaattagttttctaATTGTTAATTACAAGTTTACATAGATATAACAGTGGCAATAGATCTTTGCTATAGCTTAATTACTTAAAGGGACATACATTTTAGGGAAATGAGAAAACAAGTTAATTAGAGTAGAGTGACAATACATAATTCCTGAAAACATAAtaattgaaatgaaatgaaatattttgaTTCGTGTTGTTCTCGGCATCATTTctgaaattattgttttatggtTGGATACAGATAACCATGGCCATTGCAAGGGAGGTGGCAGCAGTGACTCGCCTTGGCATTGAGGTGACTACAATGGATTCTTTTATTCTaatactttttttgtttcttttgttctaGTTTTTCTGCTGCATCATCTGTTGTTTGAGATCATTTGACTAATTGAATGTGTGAAATTTACTGTAGCTTTGTGAAATTGTCGTTGTCGATGtgttttacaaattaatctTTAGGAGAAGTGATACACGGATCTATTTTTGTATTTGGCTGTAACATTGGGAGACTTTATGATATCACTGCAAGTTAGAACATTTGGCCTGAAGTTATTCAAAGCTTTTACCTGGTTTTCAGACTTTGGTTTAAACAATTAGGATGATGTTTCAGGTTGCACTGGTAGTTGGTGGGGGTAACATCTTCCGTGGATCCTCCTGGGCTGGAAGTAGCGGACTAGACCGCTCATCTGCTGATTATATTGGGTGATTCCCTTAATTTCTCTTAGTCTTAGGCGCCTACCTTAGATCTTCTCTCAGAACTCTTTAGCATGTTTACAAAAGTCTTAATTCTATCTTGTAGATTAAGTCACAGCACTGATGACTAATGTGTTGACGCGCTGGTTGTTCACTTACATTTCCAATTTATTATGATCCACTATGCTTTGAGTTGCTCAAAATGCATGAGAAGTAGTATCCAGGCTTATTactaattttgtttaatttatcctCTAGGATGTTGGCCACTGTTATGAATGCTATATTTCTTCAAGCAACAATGGAGAGTATAGgcattcctactcgggtgcagaccGCATTTCGTATGTCTGAGGTTGCAGAACCGTATATTCGCAGAAGGGCAGTGAGGCATTTGGAAAAAGGAAGGGTTGTCATTTTTGCTGCTGGAACTGGAAATCCATTCTTTACCACAGACACTGCTGCAGCACTCCGATGTGCAGAAAgtaagttaaatttttattgatgtgaTCTAGAACAAGGATAGCTCTAATCATTTGGTTCCTATAGTTTCACGtatcttttagtccctataatttgaaagtggtttttttagttttatagtttacattttaattttcttttagtctttatagtttaaaagtggtctttttaatttttatagtttgtattttaattctcttttaatcccctatagtttgaaagtgatctttttagtctctataatttatattttaattaccttttagtccttattaaaaaaaatatataaaaataattagctgtaaattagttataaattataaattattttttttattataaattatcttgtgataaattagttacgaattatttgttaatattttttgtaattaattgtaattaataatattatccatattttaatggtaataattaaaagagaattaaaatataaaatataggaaCTAAGAGaccactttcaaattataagaattaaaaaataattaaaatataaattataaagactaaaaaaaatcactttcaaactacaaggattagaagagaattaaaatataaattataataactaaaaaaatcactttaaaattataagaactgaaatatacaaataataaaattatatggaccaaatgagtaattaaaccttttcaaatcaattttctgtttttgctaaatttattttcacttcAGTTTACAAGGTGAACTTTTCTAGTGTCTCTACTTGACTTTATTCCGTCATTTATTCAGTTAATGCCGAGGTTGTACTCAAAGCAACAAACGTTGATGGAGTTTTTGATGAGGACCCAAAGCGTAATCCACAAGCACGTCTTCATGAGACACTAACCTATCAGGAGGTAACTTCCAAAGATCTGTCAGTGATGGACATGACTGCCATAACTTTATGCCAAGAAAATAATATTCCAGGTAAGTCACGCAGACAAACATTTATAtgcacttttatatatatatatatatatgttttctaATTGTTATTAGTTTAAATGTCTCCTTACCCTGCCCTTCCTTTATGGTGCAGTTATTGTCTTTAATCTTAACAAACCTGGTAACATTGAGAAAGCTATTAAAGGAGAAAGAGTTGGCACTTTGATTGGGGCCACCTGGAATTCTACCGTATCAAGAGCATGAAAATATTTGTAGTCTGGTTACCCATTGATTACttcttgtgtttttcttttcctatacaaTCCTCCAGCCGAGGATGCCAAATATGTGAGGTGCATTACTTGCGCATTGGTGGTTTTGATGGACTTCAAGGGTGCTGTTGAGtcataaatttgtaaatataacAAGTTAAATTATCGTTTGATGTTTCCCTCCACCTGGTTTGGCCTAATTTTACTTTACCATTTTGTGGTTTAAGCAAATTATATTTTGACTTTTGGACTTTGCTCCGTTTGCATAAATTCACGTCTTCCGTTTTTTGTCCCCCCATATTTTGTATTACATTCGCAATGTTCAGCTTGGTCCAAAACGAACGTGCACTTTGGCTGGAATGTAATTCAGCTTATTATAGAGAAAATGTCTgaccatataataataataatttcttttttagagagaaatcTCTGACCATATATTGGACAGAATTGTTTCCGAAGGAAAATACACgtggaaaaaaagaaattttattctttgatgacatatatataatagtaatgtgaatgtatgtatacatgattttgatgatatcaaaagaagaatcaaacaaggctcattttgtttcaagattaatacaagattgtttcaacaaacaaagccttgattcaagatttcttcaagatcaagtctTGTCTCACAAtaaaaggtttcaagtcattcaaggcacatgtaatcgattacacatcatatgtaatcgattattagagactctgaacgttgggaattcaaattttaaatgaagggtcacaactgttcaagaaaaaaaactgtgtaatcaattacactaattctgtaatcgattaccagagagaattTTCAATGAATATCGCCAGCAGTCAcattttatcatttgaattttgaatggtcatcaaatgcctatatatatgtgtgacttgggacgaaattggagagttttgcttggcaaaaatgtcttatcctctcaaaagacaatgagagagattctaaaagaacttcattgtcaaatgctctctcaaaagaaatccttgaccaaacacttgcaaaatttataagaattcttacaggatcttcattgtaatattcttctcttgaagagagaattcttcttccattcttcttattcaatgagattggttatgAGACTGTGaatctcttgttgtaaaggattcctgaacacaagggatgggttgtccctgtatggttcagactttgtaatggattttacaaagatagtggaaatctcaagtgggttgtttttttctcttcccttatctcatttatgttattgcaatcaatttttcttctgcattctaagcctatccctcttaaagCTATTGAGCCCACAAGGTCCAATAAGGAATAGATGGGTAACTAAGTCAATAGATGTTATCaggatagaaaaaaaatgaattctattatatgcatttttaatttttatttttttatttttttatgtaaccaaacgaaaagaaaataatataatcctTTCACTGTTTTTCTCCATCCACCATTCttcctatttttctttattttaaacaatgaTTACTTTTCAAGTTATTgtaatcagttttttttaacaatattttcttGTAATCCTTTAATATCCTTGAATTTTGACCTAGCATTGTACTTGTAGTAATGTTCCAGtccatatttgtttatttttcttttataaaaaatgaatattcgagagataaaatattttctaaactaGCACCACAAGATGTTAtgtcaagaaattcaaaaaaaGTAGAATAAGAGTCCTCCGACCTCCAttttgaaaaatctaaaataaaactttttgtgagccgtatttaataattaataaaaaaaattaaattattcattcacGTAGATTTATTATTCATACCTTTTTAGTGtctataagtaatttttttatttcaaataatttacattttaattcttataatttaaaaatgatctttttagttcatatagttcgaaagtgatatttttagtttctataatttatattttaattaccttatccttattaaagtatatatataaaaacaagtaGTTATAACTCTTTTAGTtcatataatttgaaaatgatgtttttagtccctataatttgtattttaattatcttttatctttattaaaaaatatataaaaacaattaattacaaattagttataaattatgaactatttttttattacaaattatcttgcgataaattagttacattgttaatattttttatagttaattgtaattgataatattacttatattttgatgataaggagtaaaatgaaattaaaatataaagtataaaaattaaaaaattactttcaaaactattgaaattaaataaaagttaaaaaaaataataaagatttaaaaaaatcactttcaaactacacaaattaagtaaaaattaaaatataaattataaaaactaaaaaaattaaaatataaaatataaaaattaaaaaaatcacttttaaattgtaataaaaaactatcaatcacaaatcaaatgagtaattaaaaaaaaagaaaaaactcaaaCCCCAATCCACGATAGACACTCGGAAAGACACTCAAACTTTGTGACAAATAAAGTCAGCCAATTTTAGTACAGAAAAGTGAATCACCGAAGTTTGAATTGAAGAGTCctcattgatttttcttttcccaGTATAACAATATACGCATTACACTACAAAACTCGTGGCACAATAGTCAGCGAAACGGTGAATTTTCCACCGTCACCCTTTCCCTCAAACCATTCCCCATTAATCATCAAAcacgcaaaaaaaaaatgaaaacgaaAACGAAAATTAGTCGAAGAGATTAAAGATGTCCGGCGACGGCAGCGGAGAAACCAAAGCGCCGGAAAGTAACCCCGACGGACTCGCCACGAAGCTGTTCGTTGACCAAAACGGGCTCAAGTCATTCCAAAATGACGTCGTTTGCGGTTCCGAGAAAAACCCTGGTGATATCGGAGGCAACGTCGCCGGCGACAATATTCCGGGGAATTGACCCACTTCCACTCCTTCTAACATCAACTTCACGTCGTTGTCTTCGCTGTGAACTTTCTCCCTCTCCGACGGGCTCGTTCTCTCGATCGACGCGAGTCTCGCCGCCGGCGATACGTCGCCGGAGGAGGGTCCGGTGAGGCGCTGGACGACGTTCATGAAGTCGCCGGCGGGAACGTGGAGGACTTTCGGAGACACGGCGTAGATGATCACCGGCTTCCGGTGCTCCGGCAGCGCCGCCGGTTGGTGCGCGGTGGGGGGAAGCGGCGGTTTGCGGATCTTGTGGGAGTCTTTGCTGACTCTGAGAGGTGGCGGGCGTGTACCTTGGAGCTGGAGCTCTTTCTTTCCTGGCGGCGATGATGTTCCGCAGCTGCCGGAGGGAAATTCCGGCGGGTTCATGGTGGGGCTTGGTGATAGGAAGAGAAAATGGGTGTTATTATAAAGAGGGTGGTGTTGTTGGACCACAAATTACCAAGTACtacattaattgttaatttattacgAAAAAAAGAGGGGCTATGGGGAGTTTGGACTAcataaatattactaattattgttttaatttttgcgATCAAGGAAATAGACGGCCATTTATTGACCAAGAGAGGTTGATTAGTCAAACACCTGTTCTTGTGTTGACAAATGAAATACTGTATtttcttaaccaataaaaattattttaaacttttaacttGTGCCTTGTGGGCTTATGACatgtattgtttttcttttcaggtatttttcattgaaaataatcttatttttaactgAAATAAGATTAATGTGGTCggtaaattttttgtttccaaGTGTTTAAGGTAAGCATACCGAGAAATCTAACATGAAACTTCTAATTAAATTAGTATAATTTGATGACAGTTGGTCAAGGCACTTATGATTAACacacctcattttttttataaaaaaagtagttGTTTGACATGGATATAACTGTCACCCTCAATTGTTTTGTTGAATGCAAAATATTAAGgcttattctttgattgtcgTATCAACTAGACATTGTAAAGAGCAAAGTATTGTAAAGAGCAAATTCCATGCATTTGAAATTGAGGTGATGTGTTGATCGGTGTGTTTCTCGCATTAGATTCCTAGAAGAGAGTGAGTCTCTTCCCATAAATGAGCACTTGCTTTTTCTAATTATAACTTTTACTTTACAttataaaatagttataaatatGTTTAACTTCACGTTACTAAAAATACAGTGgttctaaataaaattttaacttatttaattcTATTGAGCAGATAAAGATAAATGTTTGTGCGTATAACAAGAAAATTACTCCATTGAAATAGttatagtaattaatatttaaaaaagaaacatgtttttttactGATTACTGTCATAAACTC from Glycine soja cultivar W05 chromosome 8, ASM419377v2, whole genome shotgun sequence includes:
- the LOC114424338 gene encoding protein MKS1-like; the encoded protein is MNPPEFPSGSCGTSSPPGKKELQLQGTRPPPLRVSKDSHKIRKPPLPPTAHQPAALPEHRKPVIIYAVSPKVLHVPAGDFMNVVQRLTGPSSGDVSPAARLASIERTSPSEREKVHSEDNDVKLMLEGVEVGQFPGILSPATLPPISPGFFSEPQTTSFWNDLSPFWSTNSFVASPSGLLSGALVSPLPSPDIFNLFD
- the LOC114422930 gene encoding uncharacterized protein LOC114422930, with product MALSTPLFSFSSSFLHSSSPLCLPKPLFPYFTVSNSTFQTTSLAVRSEMGSSPEPINFRKSEIPSMSHLRLSMNESSKPSFKWRRVLLKVSGEALAGDHSQNIDPKITMAIAREVAAVTRLGIEVALVVGGGNIFRGSSWAGSSGLDRSSADYIGMLATVMNAIFLQATMESIGIPTRVQTAFRMSEVAEPYIRRRAVRHLEKGRVVIFAAGTGNPFFTTDTAAALRCAEINAEVVLKATNVDGVFDEDPKRNPQARLHETLTYQEVTSKDLSVMDMTAITLCQENNIPVIVFNLNKPGNIEKAIKGERVGTLIGATWNSTVSRA